In the Populus trichocarpa isolate Nisqually-1 chromosome 1, P.trichocarpa_v4.1, whole genome shotgun sequence genome, one interval contains:
- the LOC7470539 gene encoding auxin efflux carrier component 2 — protein MISGKDIYQVVSALVPLYAAMILAYGSVRWWKVFTPDQCAGINRFVAVFATPFLVFDFICSNNPYKMNLRFIAADSLQKVVVLVVLFIWKATARRGDLDWTITLFSLSTLPNTLVMGVPLLKSMYGEFTSPLMIQVCFMQSVLWYTLLLSMFEYRGAKRLVAGQFPETAASISSFKVDSAVVSLGGHEPLETDAEIDDDGKLRVVVRRSSATSSNFSSRDRFDGWNPVLSVHLPPRASNFSSVEVFSVQSSPRASSYRQTDLPNLTNSFGDIYSLQSSRNSVPRISSNLEEEMRRKNGVAFPGSPSCAVPQKEGGGAPAPNKDLHMFVWSSSISSNISDHRYLRADQINGRHTYPDPFNGADPQEDNIAAAASTGIPCRYLSSSCFHSAKKQQMPPATVVARLIAMMVGRKLVRNPNTYASLLGLLWSLISFRWSIKLPLIVDGSVRILSNAGLGMAMFSLGLFAALQPKVIASGKVLALISMAIKFLIGPAVLAATSLAVGLRGDLLRIAIVQAALPSGILPFIFAKEYNLHANIQSTSVIFGMVVALPVTIIYYVLLDL, from the exons ATGATTTCCGGTAAGGACATTTACCAGGTTGTTTCGGCGTTGGTTCCTCTCTATGCTGCAATGATATTAGCCTATGGTTCAGTGAGATGGTGGAAAGTTTTTACACCAGATCAGTGCGCAGGCATCAATCGTTTTGTTGCAGTTTTTGCAACTCCTTTTCTcgtttttgattttatatgttCTAACAACCCTTATAAAATGAACTTACGCTTCATCGCTGCTGATTCTCTCCAAAAAGTGGTGGTTCTGGTGGTTCTCTTCATTTGGAAAGCCACCGCCAGACGTGGTGACCTTGACTGGACAATCACTCTTTTTTCTCTATCTACTCTTCCCAACACTCTTGTCATGGGCGTCCCTCTTTTGAAATCCATGTATGGAGAATTCACATCGCCTCTTATGATTCAAGTTTGTTTCATGCAGAGTGTACTTTGGTACACTCTGCTGCTGTCCATGTTTGAATACAGAGGTGCAAAGAGACTCGTTGCTGGGCAGTTTCCTGAAACAGCTGCCTCTATTTCCTCTTTCAAGGTTGATTCGGCTGTTGTTTCTCTCGGTGGTCACGAACCACTAGAGACGGATGCTGAGATTGATGATGATGGCAAGCTCCGAGTGGTGGTGAGAAGATCAAGTGCAACATCCTCAAATTTCTCATCGCGCGACAGGTTCGACGGATGGAACCCGGTCCTTAGTGTTCATCTTCCACCCAGAGCTTCAAACTTCTCCAGCGTAGAGGTTTTCTCCGTACAATCCTCACCAAGGGCTTCAAGTTACAGGCAGACAGATCTCCCTAACTTAACTAATAGTTTTGGAGACATTTACTCATTACAATCTTCAAGGAATTCTGTTCCAAGGATTTCTTCGAATCTTGAGGAGGAAATGAGAAGGAAAAATGGAGTTGCTTTTCCAGGTTCTCCAAGCTGTGCAGTACCACAAAAGGAAGGTGGTGGGGCGCCAGCACCTAACAAAGACCTTCACATGTTTGTTTGGAGTTCAAGTATTTCCTCTAATATTTCTGATCATAGATATCTGAGAGCTGATCAAATAAATGGCAGACACACCTACCCTGATCCCTTCAATGGAGCAGATCCTCAAGAGGACAacattgctgctgctgcttcaaCAGGTATACCATGCCGCTACTT ATCATCTTCCTGTTTCCATTCAGCGAAGAAACAACAGATGCCTCCGGCGACTGTCGTGGCTCGACTCATCGCTATGATGGTGGGGAGGAAGCTCGTTAGAAACCCTAACACTTACGCAAGCTTGCTGGGCTTGCTATGGTCTTTGATATCATTTAG GTGGAGCATCAAGTTGCCATTGATCGTGGATGGATCTGTAAGAATATTATCCAATGCTGGTCTGGGAATGGCTATGTTCAGTCTAG GTTTATTTGCAGCGTTACAGCCCAAGGTCATAGCTTCTGGAAAGGTTTTAGCGTTGATTTCTATGGCTATTAAATTCTTGATAGGACCAGCAGTTCTTGCCGCAACATCTCTTGCCGTTGGCCTTCGCGGTGATCTCCTACGTATAGCTATTGTTCAG GCTGCACTTCCATCAGGCATTCTTCCTTTCATATTCGCCAAGGAGTACAATCTCCACGCGAATATACAGAGCACTTC GGTCATTTTTGGAATGGTGGTTGCCTTGCCTGttacaataatatattatgTGCTCTTGGACCTTTAA